The Gossypium raimondii isolate GPD5lz chromosome 2, ASM2569854v1, whole genome shotgun sequence genome segment AGGTTTTGTGTTGATCCCCCCGCCCCCCGCCATCTGCCACTCAACCTTGATATCTTTCTACAATGCGAACGTATAAGGTTAGATTTTTACTAAGAAGTTGCAGTCTATATTTCACATTAATTTTACGAAGCACGAATCTAACGGTCGAACTTAAAGCTAATAGGTATCTTTAACCAAGGAAAAATGACGGTTTTTTTGGTGTAGAGAGGAAgcattcaaataattaaataagatatttCGAAAGAAGGTGGAAAGGAAAACTAAAGCATATTCGATACCATTAAACGTAACAGTTGGATaggtagagaaagaaaatgtggCTGACgataaagttaaaaagaaaataaattgagagaaatttagacaaaaaaatttagactgaaaattttaaagggtcAAAAGTTTTTCACAATTATTCATAGTggtttaaaataagaattacaaaattagcaattaataagaataatgaaataaattttaattataatgacattaatgattaaaaacggatgaaaaaattttctattggtGATGGTTAATAGCAAAAAGGAATTCTttttaaggaaaagaaaaaagaaaaagaaaagcattcaAATAATAGGTGAAAAGATCAACAACAAAGTACAAATTGAACGAACTTCTGATTATTGACCTGATCATGGGTCAGGTTGTCTAGCTTGGGTCGAAGGTTCGCCCGAAAAATAGTaggatttagataaaaatataaatttgaaaaatgtgtCTGAATAAAAAATGAGGCCTGTTTTCTAAAAGGATCGAGCCTCGGGTAAAAGTTTTTTGGCTAGGGCCCGACccgaataaattaattattttttaataaaaattatcttgTTGTTCCTAGTGTTTTGGTGCTGTTATTTTTCTGCTGTTTTTGTAGTTATTTTTGctattgtttttgttatttgtaCTGTtatttttgcttctgtttttgCTGTTTGGGTGTTGTTGTTATTTTTGTGCATTTTTAAATTGCTTcactttctttttaatattatttagatattgtagaacttatgttttattgttaattttactactattttaatTGCAACTATCTTAttataaagaatttttaatgtattttcaatttatttgttgttttaatatttactttaatgtttttaagtgtatttgatatattatatgttttaaaaattgttgtatatgtaataaaataatctaaaataattcaTATGGGTCGAGTCGGGTTGGGCTCGAGTTTGACTTCTATAATTCAGGTCGgacttagataaaattttaaactcattttttgtGCCGTGCTTGGGCCTAAAAATGTTGAATTCCAGCCCAACCCGGCCCAGGCACGATCAGCTCTAGAAGATTGTAtggaataaataatttcatacgTAATAAGCTAGGAACGAAAGATACCATgcaacaccatttttttttaaggGAAATTAAAATCCTCTTAATTTTTCATATCTTTTCATAATAACTTGGCACATACAAAGTGATGAGAATTTTCAGAAGATGAAAAGAATGGGCAACGTGgtttgaataaagaaaaaagaaagaaagaatattgaATATAAATCTCAAAAAAGAAGTTTCTCTAATTGgctcttcaaatcttttaagACATACTGCACTCAGGAGGTAGACCTTGAGGAAATCTGTTAGCGTCATTGCAGTAGTTGTAGATCATGTAGTTCTTCTGCACCCATTGCAACCTTTGCTGCTTTGCGGAATCCATCTCTTGAGAGAACCATGCACTGTTTGTTGATGTAGCAGTCGATTTGCAGGAAGAGGCTCCATTGGACCACACACAGGCATCGGCATTGAAGTTCCTGTAAGAGGCAGTGAAAGGAGCTAGGGTCCAGTCAGTCTTAACCAGACCACCCCTTGTAGCCCAGTCATCAGCATTCCACAAGCTAGAGTAAATTCTCATCGGCTGATTTTTAGGAAATGGGACACCAATTGACTCCATGTTCTTGAACTCTCTAATGGGTGTACCGTCCACAGAGAATCTGGAACATAACAATATCAAATACTCCGTCAACCAATCAatttgaaaacgaaaataaaaaataaaaagcataaTATATAATCTGGCCCCTGAATTCATCCATTTGTACCTAGttgattcttaaatttttttgaacttATTGGCTCTTAAACTTGTATTCCATCAATTAAGTTGATCCCTCTATACTAACAGCGTTAGTTTGTACTAACGTAacatttttagttaatttgcTTTTACTAGATGGCAACTTCATGAACACTCACATGATACTTTGGGGGTTCCAGAGGATGGAATAAGTGTGGAAATCTGCAGTTGGGTCAAACCAGAGATAGAATTGTTGCTCTCTGTTACCCTTGCCTTGACTGAACACATTTGTGTGAAGAATGTAAGGATCACCACTTAGATTTCCAAGGAACTCGAAATCAATTTCATCCCATGTTGATCCTTTCGAAGATAGCTGCAAATCCAGACAGTGAAGATAAGTATACTGTACACATACTATAAGCCACAGCCGTCTATTATGACCTGATGAAAAAGAGTAGTGGAATAACTTACATAGTAGGCAGTGACAGTGCCAGCAGAGTTTCCAGGGACAAGCTTGAGCTGCATATCAATCTTGCCGAAGAGATACTCATTCTTAGACTGGAAACCAGAACCAGAAGATTTATCGAGGGAGAGAGTGAGGACCTCTCCATTGTTGACAATCTTACCACGCCCGTCTCCCCATGTGATGTCAAAATCATTGTTAAAGTTGCTCGCTGATGCTGCCATAAGACAGCCAACCATAAGAGGCAGAAGCAAGGTAAACTTGAAACTCGAAAAACTGatcattttgtattttgataattttgcaGAGCAGAGATAAAACAGAGAATTTATGTGATTGATAGGAATGGTAGAGCTGGGCATTTTATAGTAAAGAAAAAATGGCAGAGGAAGAGACCAAGGAAGCTGCTCTGTTCCCTTCAGCTTGGTTGTAGACAGTTGTTGGTGTACGGATCATATTCAAAAAATAGCTAGCTGTAAAACCACAGTCTAATGAAATCCCGCGGCTTTAATGGAAAAGTGAAGTGTTTGAGGATAATGGCTGCCGAGTTGCTGTCGCCAGGTTAGCTACTGCCAGTACGACAAGACTGCGCAACACCGCCTTCTCAACTAaccaaaaatatccaaaatcttACTTATCGTAAAGGGATCCAACATAATGATGATTTGTATTTTTAACTCATCTCTGCatgttaaatttagatttaaattatttatatattttttcataaagaGATTTCATTcctaattaacaaaataaatttaaaagttttgggAGATGGACTTCCTCGAATTATTCCTTTTACtattaaatggataaatttaataagttcaaattaaaacagagttaacatttattatttttaaaaattatttttgtttaacttaaataatatatttaaagtttttatttgaaattaaattataattataaatgtcAACTCTATTACAAtttttcatgtataattttaagatttatcccacaataaaataactcaattattatacaaaataaacaaaagaccTATATGAAAAAAAGAATCAGGTGGTATTcctattttctaatttcataTTATCACAGTATGATGAAAAGTTATCCATGGAATTTAATTAGTTGGAATATGATAggtaaaaattagtttatttttcttggaaTGTTACTTtccataaacatttttatttgtgCTTAAAATTAAGATTCCAAATGAAtgtatttcttcttttataaatatcttttagaatatattttcatctatatcaaattttaatatcaagATATTTTCAAGTCATATACACAATATATGAATCCActtgaatttatatttacaaTGTAAT includes the following:
- the LOC105787929 gene encoding xyloglucan endotransglucosylase/hydrolase protein 22, with translation MPSSTIPINHINSLFYLCSAKLSKYKMISFSSFKFTLLLPLMVGCLMAASASNFNNDFDITWGDGRGKIVNNGEVLTLSLDKSSGSGFQSKNEYLFGKIDMQLKLVPGNSAGTVTAYYLSSKGSTWDEIDFEFLGNLSGDPYILHTNVFSQGKGNREQQFYLWFDPTADFHTYSILWNPQSIIFSVDGTPIREFKNMESIGVPFPKNQPMRIYSSLWNADDWATRGGLVKTDWTLAPFTASYRNFNADACVWSNGASSCKSTATSTNSAWFSQEMDSAKQQRLQWVQKNYMIYNYCNDANRFPQGLPPECSMS